The proteins below come from a single Deltaproteobacteria bacterium genomic window:
- a CDS encoding insulinase family protein, with protein sequence MEAFIQRRLANGLQVCLEPLPHLPSAACGFLVRTGSRDEVAGEEGLSHFLEHMCFKGTRTRSAVEINQAFDRLGSQYNAYTSAERTIYYGWVPAENLRAQAALLAEMMRSTMTAEDFATEKEVILEEIAQYRDSLMSSLYEKAMAQLFAGSPLAHSVLGYPETIAPLPRERMLAYHARRYGAENLVFVAAGQFDPEPLIAHVEALTADWGRGEGGRNQPRPTPRPGRLVEETTRFTQQGMTLSVPGPAGRGGDLRPGMLSRILSGDNSRIYWEIQQRGLCPSAGIYYQPFSDAGLFVLYGLGDPERMPAVLDALREQARRMTVDGPTDDELQRVKNNVRTSLATDGDSPMSRLLQLVEDLETLGTPKTLEEHLGRVEAITVESIRELLAEYPLTAEGFLATMGPPAAGAETPPA encoded by the coding sequence ATGGAAGCCTTCATCCAGCGTCGGCTCGCCAACGGGCTCCAGGTCTGTCTCGAGCCCTTGCCGCACCTGCCCTCCGCGGCCTGCGGGTTTCTGGTCCGCACCGGGTCGCGCGACGAGGTGGCGGGCGAAGAGGGACTGAGTCACTTCCTCGAGCACATGTGCTTCAAGGGGACGCGCACCCGCAGCGCGGTCGAGATCAACCAGGCCTTCGACCGGCTCGGCAGCCAGTACAACGCCTACACGAGCGCCGAACGCACCATCTATTACGGCTGGGTGCCGGCGGAGAACCTTCGCGCGCAGGCGGCGCTCCTGGCCGAGATGATGCGCAGCACGATGACGGCCGAGGACTTTGCCACCGAGAAGGAGGTGATCCTCGAGGAGATCGCGCAGTACCGCGACAGCCTGATGAGCAGCCTCTACGAGAAGGCGATGGCGCAGCTCTTCGCCGGCTCGCCGCTCGCGCACAGCGTGCTCGGCTACCCGGAGACCATCGCTCCGCTGCCGCGCGAGCGCATGCTGGCCTATCACGCGCGGCGCTACGGGGCCGAGAACCTCGTCTTCGTGGCCGCGGGCCAGTTCGATCCCGAGCCGCTCATCGCGCACGTCGAGGCGCTCACGGCGGACTGGGGGCGCGGCGAAGGGGGGCGCAACCAGCCGCGCCCGACGCCCAGACCCGGGCGGCTCGTCGAGGAGACGACGCGCTTCACCCAGCAAGGGATGACGCTCAGCGTGCCGGGGCCGGCGGGGCGGGGGGGCGACCTGCGGCCGGGGATGCTCTCGCGCATCCTGTCGGGGGACAACAGCCGCATCTACTGGGAGATCCAGCAGCGCGGGCTCTGCCCGAGCGCGGGCATCTATTACCAGCCCTTCTCGGACGCCGGGCTCTTCGTGCTCTACGGGCTGGGGGATCCGGAGCGGATGCCGGCGGTGCTCGACGCGCTCCGCGAGCAGGCGCGGCGCATGACCGTCGACGGACCGACGGACGACGAGCTGCAGCGGGTGAAGAACAACGTGCGCACCTCGCTCGCCACGGACGGCGATTCGCCGATGAGCCGGCTCCTGCAGCTCGTCGAGGATCTCGAGACGCTCGGCACCCCGAAGACCCTCGAGGAGCACCTCGGCCGCGTGGAGGCGATCACGGTGGAGTCGATCCGCGAGCTCCTCGCCGAGTACCCCCTCACCGCCGAGGGCTTTCTGGCCACGATGGGGCCCCCGGCCGCCGGGGCGGAGACGCCTCCGGCGTAG
- a CDS encoding beta-galactosidase, whose protein sequence is MRAQGEKHEAPAVRVGPSGLLLERPGQSTETLPFLAGSMHYFRLQPAAWGKCLDHFRQLELPIVDTYVPWAVHEREPGRYDFEGAPSEAGYQTDLRGFLEACAQWGLKVVLRPGPQVNAELTAFGLPTRVLAEPECLAVGGGGSPVWLGVPPRAFPVPSYASERYHALAGDWLAAFARFVAPYAWPDGPVVGVQVDNEATFFFRTAAYDQDYHPDALALHRRYLAERYGGALPAGYGAGATAASVEAPRKLDATRPEELVRHLDWVAFKEWMLLRALERWGGLLRAEGLAHLPLLHNFPATEFGEACSLAAAERAVDVAGLDLYLRRRDYATVRRHLAHLAGSSRLPVVSELGWGGWLWWWPQALEDQLHTALAALMHGAKGFNLYMLVERDRWYGAPVSPDGRPRSERYTTTRQLVSAVRQCALPELSRRVEVGLVRVREYRHLALCASLADPLPLMGLSLFGLSGDELCTEEDFGLGGPVQVEHERYVHAAEVALDHLRLPYHHVESDAGPEALLRYKLLVVPLFDFADAELLARLGDYVERGGALLVGPRWPSRDRTMQPLACLMPAHTLAAEEDLAEALEELAAQLELARDPVPDAEEVELVLYTDGERPRALFLANRSDASVTTRLRALEGAGLRMWDALTGEPVNPRLVHVEANAVRMLCCAPRELGEGAP, encoded by the coding sequence ATGCGTGCCCAAGGCGAAAAACACGAGGCACCGGCGGTGCGGGTGGGGCCGAGCGGGCTTCTGCTCGAGCGACCCGGCCAGAGCACCGAGACGCTCCCCTTCCTGGCCGGGTCGATGCACTACTTCCGGCTGCAGCCCGCGGCGTGGGGCAAGTGCCTCGACCATTTCCGCCAGCTCGAGCTGCCGATCGTGGACACCTACGTGCCGTGGGCCGTGCACGAGCGCGAGCCGGGGCGCTACGACTTCGAAGGGGCCCCGTCCGAGGCCGGCTACCAGACGGACCTGCGCGGTTTCCTCGAGGCCTGCGCCCAGTGGGGACTGAAGGTCGTCTTGCGCCCCGGACCGCAGGTCAACGCCGAGCTCACCGCCTTCGGTCTCCCCACGCGCGTCCTCGCGGAGCCGGAGTGCCTCGCCGTCGGCGGCGGCGGGAGTCCCGTCTGGCTCGGCGTGCCGCCGCGGGCCTTCCCCGTCCCCTCGTACGCGAGCGAGCGGTATCACGCGCTCGCGGGCGACTGGCTCGCGGCGTTCGCGCGCTTCGTTGCGCCGTACGCCTGGCCCGACGGGCCCGTGGTGGGCGTGCAGGTGGACAACGAGGCCACCTTCTTCTTTCGCACCGCAGCCTACGACCAGGATTACCACCCGGACGCGCTCGCGCTCCATCGCCGCTACCTCGCCGAGCGCTACGGTGGGGCGCTCCCCGCCGGCTACGGCGCGGGCGCGACGGCGGCCTCCGTCGAGGCGCCGCGCAAGCTGGACGCCACGCGCCCCGAGGAGCTCGTGCGCCACCTGGACTGGGTGGCGTTCAAGGAATGGATGCTGCTCCGGGCGCTCGAGCGCTGGGGGGGGCTCCTTCGCGCCGAGGGCCTCGCGCACCTGCCGCTCCTGCACAACTTCCCCGCCACCGAGTTCGGCGAAGCCTGCAGCCTCGCCGCGGCCGAGCGCGCGGTGGACGTGGCGGGGCTCGACCTCTACCTGCGTCGCCGCGACTACGCGACCGTGCGGCGGCACCTCGCGCACCTCGCGGGTTCGAGCCGGCTGCCGGTGGTCAGCGAGCTCGGCTGGGGGGGCTGGCTCTGGTGGTGGCCCCAGGCGCTCGAGGACCAGCTCCACACCGCGCTCGCCGCGCTGATGCACGGCGCGAAGGGCTTCAACCTCTACATGCTCGTCGAGCGGGACCGCTGGTACGGCGCTCCGGTGAGTCCCGACGGGCGGCCGCGGAGCGAGCGGTACACGACGACCCGGCAGCTCGTCTCGGCCGTCCGGCAGTGCGCGCTCCCCGAGCTGTCGCGGCGCGTGGAGGTCGGCCTCGTGCGCGTGCGCGAATACCGCCACCTGGCGCTCTGCGCGAGCCTCGCCGACCCGCTGCCGCTGATGGGGCTATCGCTCTTCGGGCTCTCGGGCGACGAGCTCTGCACCGAGGAGGATTTCGGTCTGGGGGGCCCGGTGCAGGTGGAGCACGAGCGCTACGTGCACGCCGCGGAGGTGGCGCTCGACCACCTCCGGCTCCCCTACCACCACGTCGAGTCGGATGCCGGTCCCGAGGCCCTTCTGCGCTACAAGCTGCTCGTGGTGCCGCTCTTCGACTTCGCCGACGCGGAGCTGCTCGCGCGGCTCGGGGACTACGTCGAGCGAGGGGGCGCCCTGCTCGTGGGGCCGAGGTGGCCCTCGCGGGATCGCACCATGCAGCCGCTCGCCTGCCTGATGCCCGCGCACACGCTCGCGGCGGAGGAGGACCTCGCCGAGGCGCTCGAGGAGCTCGCGGCGCAGCTCGAGCTGGCGCGCGACCCGGTCCCCGACGCCGAGGAGGTCGAGCTCGTGCTCTACACCGACGGAGAGCGACCGCGAGCACTCTTTCTGGCCAACCGCAGCGACGCGAGCGTGACGACGCGCCTCCGCGCGCTCGAGGGGGCGGGGCTGCGCATGTGGGACGCGCTCACGGGCGAGCCCGTCAACCCGCGGCTGGTGCACGTCGAGGCGAACGCGGTGCGGATGCTCTGCTGCGCGCCGCGCGAGCTCGGCGAGGGTGCGCCATGA
- a CDS encoding DUF4139 domain-containing protein codes for MIRARRVVAPVLAPVLALALSLTSAANGAPAPSPAAGSRVDRVVVYSDQARVVRRVAVKLDGSATEVLLADLPGNVDPDSVRVAGSTIEVERVTLSRSRERSVEQKLAKELAERAEKAQDALELVRDEEQVYELERTDLDGLGLHSPKRGPRDRVPDALFAGAFAQVLRWMEGRLEKLERRLVELRAQRKGFEAELHRLRVQARGAKLDATDEPVVRVAAALKGAAGRHELEVSYRVEATSWVPSYDLRYDARRREVEATYYAVVRQRSGESWPAARLRFSTLDPEERLAVPELPTLLLGHHRLFVPTPRPRSEEVAPRWSPPEAVTEPAAEHREWPRRAVDGKPDAAARTDDDRQRAAQAPRPAPAPSPPSAPGGAFSGKAEASGEVEASSRRAPARESVGLLRESVFAGRASSTGASAPAQTLPWDDTGYRPRVLDRDLPAAAARGYRFTLYAPGQHSVPATGEPRRVPLLTRRFAVRPVYRIAAALAPRAYLTAEVPNRTGQPILRGHAHLFSGSLFSGRTWLNTALPGESVFLPLGVDDQIKIVRRVEHRTLTKGLVFKDDVTEYTVEVELANHRGYGVEVLVEDQVPVKLGRRVEVTDFASPSGFSAPDARGHVRYRGTVPAGSVRTLSFRFRLVRPRDWQVHQVED; via the coding sequence ATGATACGAGCCAGACGAGTCGTCGCCCCGGTCCTGGCGCCGGTCCTGGCCCTGGCGCTGAGCCTGACCTCGGCCGCGAACGGCGCTCCGGCCCCGAGCCCCGCGGCCGGATCGCGGGTCGATCGGGTGGTGGTCTACAGCGACCAGGCGCGCGTCGTGCGGCGCGTGGCGGTGAAGCTCGACGGGTCGGCGACGGAGGTGCTGCTCGCCGACCTGCCCGGGAACGTAGATCCCGACAGCGTCCGCGTCGCGGGGAGCACCATCGAGGTGGAGCGCGTGACGCTGAGTCGCAGCCGCGAGCGCTCGGTCGAACAGAAGCTGGCCAAGGAGCTCGCCGAGCGGGCGGAGAAGGCGCAGGACGCGCTCGAGCTGGTGCGGGACGAGGAGCAGGTATACGAGCTCGAGCGGACGGACCTCGACGGGCTAGGCCTCCATTCGCCGAAGAGGGGGCCGCGGGACCGGGTCCCCGACGCGCTCTTCGCCGGAGCCTTCGCGCAGGTGCTCCGCTGGATGGAGGGGCGGCTGGAGAAGCTCGAGCGGCGCCTCGTCGAGCTGCGCGCGCAGCGCAAGGGGTTCGAGGCCGAGCTCCACCGGCTGCGCGTGCAGGCGCGGGGGGCGAAGCTCGACGCGACGGACGAACCGGTGGTGCGCGTGGCGGCCGCCCTCAAGGGGGCCGCGGGGCGGCACGAGCTCGAGGTGTCGTATCGCGTGGAAGCCACGAGCTGGGTGCCGTCGTACGACCTGCGCTACGACGCGCGTCGCCGGGAGGTCGAGGCCACCTACTACGCGGTCGTGCGGCAGCGCTCGGGCGAAAGCTGGCCCGCGGCCCGCCTGCGCTTCTCCACGCTGGATCCCGAGGAGCGCCTCGCGGTGCCCGAGCTGCCGACGCTGCTCCTCGGGCACCACCGCCTCTTCGTCCCCACGCCGAGGCCGCGAAGCGAAGAGGTCGCGCCGCGCTGGAGCCCACCGGAGGCGGTCACCGAACCGGCCGCCGAGCACCGCGAGTGGCCCCGACGCGCGGTCGACGGCAAGCCCGACGCTGCCGCCCGCACCGACGACGATCGGCAGCGCGCGGCGCAGGCTCCGAGGCCGGCGCCCGCGCCTTCCCCCCCGTCGGCCCCGGGTGGCGCGTTCAGCGGCAAGGCCGAGGCCTCCGGCGAGGTCGAGGCGAGCTCGCGCCGCGCCCCGGCGCGCGAGAGCGTGGGGCTCCTGCGTGAAAGCGTGTTCGCCGGCCGCGCCTCCAGCACCGGCGCCTCCGCTCCGGCGCAGACGCTGCCCTGGGACGACACCGGCTACCGCCCTCGCGTCCTCGACCGGGACCTGCCCGCCGCCGCGGCGCGAGGCTACCGCTTCACGCTCTACGCCCCCGGGCAGCACAGCGTACCGGCCACCGGCGAGCCCCGGCGCGTGCCGCTCCTGACGCGTCGCTTCGCCGTCCGGCCGGTCTACCGCATCGCCGCCGCGCTCGCCCCGCGGGCCTACCTCACGGCCGAGGTCCCGAACCGCACCGGGCAGCCCATCCTGCGCGGCCACGCCCACCTCTTCTCGGGCAGCCTCTTCTCGGGCCGCACCTGGCTCAACACCGCGCTCCCCGGCGAGTCGGTTTTCTTGCCCTTGGGGGTGGACGACCAGATCAAGATCGTGCGGCGCGTCGAGCACCGCACCCTCACCAAGGGGCTGGTCTTCAAGGACGACGTCACGGAATACACGGTGGAGGTCGAGCTGGCCAACCACCGCGGCTACGGCGTGGAGGTGCTCGTCGAGGACCAGGTGCCGGTGAAGCTCGGCCGACGGGTGGAGGTCACCGATTTCGCGTCGCCATCCGGCTTCAGCGCCCCTGACGCGCGCGGTCACGTGCGCTACCGCGGCACGGTCCCGGCGGGGTCGGTGCGGACCTTGAGCTTTCGCTTCCGCCTGGTGCGCCCGCGGGACTGGCAGGTCCATCAAGTGGAGGACTGA
- a CDS encoding mucoidy inhibitor MuiA family protein codes for MARIHRWRRAGGAGVLLALGVAGAGLPRPASAAAEAPIVQVVVYGDRAQVTRSQGVSCAAGVAEFSGLPSTVQPESLAAELSGSGALLGLAHEEEASGPRSEAESLQTELRALDQQLAACRAQVASSQAVTRKLVAYREHLARVWARQATLARPPLASWDAALDLVKSQALAASRRQREAERRARGLDRAREALARDLARLEASRRRTTLRVKVHLRCTGRATVRLSYLVPNATFRLAYQARADLARGTVTLSTLALVQQGTGEVWRGAELFVSTANLGRSNLPPKLGRLRVSVTEADETRKVLSRRTELREHLRSSVGDGAEAAKTLGGVGDKKRGGDGAPRDAEPALALKLRAAERAEVPPDGRQVAVLLDRRSLKAELGLESVPKLYPFVYRRLELHNPFPFPMLAGTVELYRGRAYVGRTELPLRAPKEPFALSLGVENDVQVRRYVKREAHEGPGTFGGEQKLVHHYRIEVGNWSRRAVRLRVRENLPVPQVKELRVALDGPTTPPSRRNEKDGVLDWELSLRPREKRVIDLAYTVTLPRSYEVTGY; via the coding sequence ATGGCGCGCATCCATCGATGGAGACGAGCGGGTGGCGCGGGCGTGCTGCTCGCGCTCGGAGTGGCCGGGGCGGGCCTTCCGCGACCGGCCAGCGCCGCGGCCGAGGCGCCGATCGTGCAGGTCGTGGTCTACGGCGACCGCGCGCAGGTCACGCGGAGCCAGGGCGTGAGCTGTGCCGCGGGGGTGGCGGAGTTCTCGGGGCTGCCCTCCACGGTCCAGCCCGAGAGCCTCGCCGCCGAGCTCTCGGGCAGCGGCGCGCTCCTCGGCCTGGCGCACGAGGAGGAGGCCTCGGGTCCGCGTTCCGAGGCCGAGTCGCTGCAGACGGAGCTGCGGGCGCTCGATCAGCAGCTCGCCGCCTGCCGGGCCCAGGTCGCTTCCAGCCAGGCCGTGACCCGCAAGCTCGTCGCCTACCGCGAGCACCTGGCGCGGGTCTGGGCGCGCCAGGCCACCCTGGCCCGACCTCCGCTCGCGAGCTGGGACGCGGCGCTCGATCTCGTGAAGAGCCAGGCGCTCGCCGCCAGCCGGCGCCAGCGTGAGGCGGAACGGCGGGCGCGCGGGCTCGACCGCGCACGTGAGGCGCTCGCGCGGGACCTCGCCCGGCTCGAGGCGAGTCGTCGCCGCACCACCTTGCGGGTCAAGGTCCACCTGCGCTGCACGGGGCGCGCGACGGTGCGGCTCTCGTATCTGGTGCCGAACGCGACCTTTCGCCTGGCCTACCAGGCGCGGGCGGACCTCGCGCGCGGCACGGTCACGCTCTCGACGCTCGCGCTCGTGCAGCAGGGGACCGGCGAGGTCTGGCGCGGCGCGGAGCTCTTCGTCTCGACGGCGAACCTCGGTCGCAGCAACCTGCCGCCGAAGCTCGGTCGGCTGCGGGTGTCGGTGACGGAGGCCGACGAGACGCGCAAGGTGCTGAGCCGTCGGACGGAGCTCCGCGAGCACCTGCGCAGCAGCGTCGGCGATGGGGCGGAGGCGGCGAAGACCCTCGGGGGCGTGGGAGACAAGAAGCGCGGCGGCGACGGAGCACCCCGCGACGCCGAGCCGGCGCTCGCGCTCAAGCTGCGCGCCGCCGAGCGCGCGGAGGTTCCCCCCGACGGGCGCCAGGTGGCGGTGCTCCTCGACCGTCGGAGCCTCAAGGCCGAGCTCGGCCTCGAGAGCGTGCCCAAGCTCTACCCCTTCGTCTACCGGCGGCTAGAGCTCCACAACCCATTTCCGTTCCCCATGCTGGCCGGCACGGTGGAGCTCTATCGTGGGCGAGCCTACGTCGGGCGCACCGAGCTCCCCTTGCGCGCGCCGAAGGAGCCCTTCGCGCTCTCGCTCGGGGTGGAGAACGACGTGCAGGTCCGGCGCTACGTCAAGCGCGAGGCCCACGAGGGCCCGGGGACCTTCGGGGGAGAACAGAAGCTCGTGCACCACTACCGCATCGAGGTCGGCAACTGGAGCCGGCGCGCGGTGCGGCTGCGCGTGCGCGAGAACCTCCCCGTGCCGCAGGTGAAGGAGCTCCGCGTCGCGCTCGACGGGCCGACGACGCCGCCCTCTCGACGGAACGAGAAGGACGGCGTGCTCGACTGGGAGCTGAGCCTGCGGCCGCGCGAGAAGCGGGTCATCGACCTGGCCTACACCGTGACCTTGCCGCGCAGCTACGAGGTCACGGGGTATTGA
- a CDS encoding ATP-binding cassette domain-containing protein: MSDPAIEVSGLSYAYPDVPVPVVRDVSFSLERGARCVLVGPNGAGKSTLLRILGGKHMVPQALVRVLGRPAFHDTGLAAHLTWIGGAFPLNVDITVQEILDGVRALDPLRCERLLHLLDVNRGWRMHRVSDGQRRRVQLLLALLRPSEVLLLDEATRDLDLLGRAELLALLREESELRGATIVYATHILDRLEEWATHLALMHEGRFSLTPIDAVAPLVALRAQGVSSPLFVLLERWMRSGCREL; encoded by the coding sequence ATGTCCGACCCCGCGATCGAAGTCTCCGGCCTCAGCTACGCTTACCCGGACGTCCCGGTCCCCGTCGTGCGCGACGTCTCGTTTTCGCTCGAGCGCGGTGCGCGCTGCGTGCTCGTCGGTCCGAACGGGGCCGGCAAGAGCACCCTGCTCCGCATCCTCGGCGGCAAGCACATGGTCCCCCAGGCGCTCGTCCGCGTGCTCGGGCGGCCGGCCTTCCACGACACCGGCCTCGCGGCGCACCTGACCTGGATCGGCGGGGCCTTCCCGCTGAACGTGGACATCACCGTGCAGGAGATCCTTGACGGCGTGCGGGCCCTCGACCCCTTGCGCTGCGAGCGGCTCTTGCACCTGCTCGACGTGAACCGCGGCTGGCGCATGCACCGCGTCTCGGACGGGCAGCGGCGGCGGGTGCAGCTCCTGCTCGCGCTCCTCCGACCGAGCGAGGTGCTGCTCCTCGACGAGGCCACGCGCGACCTGGACCTCCTCGGTCGGGCCGAGCTCCTCGCGCTGCTGCGCGAGGAGAGCGAGCTCCGCGGGGCCACGATCGTCTACGCCACGCACATCCTCGACCGCCTCGAGGAGTGGGCCACACACCTGGCGCTGATGCACGAGGGGCGCTTCTCGCTCACGCCCATCGACGCGGTCGCCCCGCTGGTCGCGCTGCGCGCGCAGGGGGTCAGCTCGCCGCTCTTCGTGCTGCTGGAGCGCTGGATGCGCTCGGGGTGCCGGGAGCTCTGA
- a CDS encoding Hsp70 family protein: MDEPVVGIDLGTSNSVVAVVQDSHAIVIPDAQGRRIHPSVISFHPNGATLVGQEAKRRRIVDGKNTIYSAKRLIGRNFRTQAVQDAIKRLPYQVVEGENQQAMVVARGQSFAIPEISAMVLRYVVGVAEEYLGQKVTNAVITVPANFDDAQREATRAAGRIAGLNVLRILNEPTAAALAYGYGRGMTSRIVIYDFGGGTFDVTALQLNDRVFEVLSTAGDSFLGGDDIDVRVVEYMVKNFLEQTRVDLSYHEAAMARLRGVAEQVKCQLSSRNKAVVQVQEIAHGDAGQPLDLSFTINVEALNTMSRDLVQRSFLICDEAMKLARLAATQVDDVVLVGGTTRMPIVRDGVRAYFDIEPRTDINPDEVVAVGAAIQGAALGRSQQESVGSVLLDVTPRALGIATVGGYADTIIPRNAQIPLEQTRRFTTGQDNQQVVRIQVCQGESRVFAENQPLGELVLEGLRAAGRGQVQIQVTFEIDTNGIMQVQAVDLETGRQQRAKVNILGTTSEADLEAMMRRQQNLPAPVDRSMP; this comes from the coding sequence ATGGACGAACCCGTCGTAGGCATCGATCTCGGCACGTCGAACAGCGTCGTGGCGGTGGTGCAGGACAGCCACGCCATCGTGATCCCCGACGCGCAGGGGCGGCGCATCCATCCGTCGGTCATCTCCTTCCATCCGAACGGCGCGACGCTCGTGGGGCAGGAGGCCAAGCGACGCCGCATCGTGGACGGCAAGAACACCATCTACTCGGCGAAGCGCCTGATCGGGCGGAACTTCCGCACCCAGGCGGTGCAGGACGCCATCAAGCGGCTTCCCTATCAGGTGGTGGAGGGGGAGAACCAGCAGGCCATGGTGGTGGCCCGCGGCCAGTCCTTCGCCATCCCCGAGATCTCGGCGATGGTGCTGCGCTACGTGGTGGGCGTCGCCGAGGAGTACCTGGGGCAGAAGGTCACGAACGCGGTGATCACCGTGCCGGCCAACTTCGACGACGCGCAGCGCGAGGCCACGCGCGCCGCGGGACGCATCGCGGGGCTCAACGTGCTCCGCATCCTGAACGAGCCCACCGCCGCGGCGCTGGCCTACGGCTACGGCCGGGGGATGACGAGCCGGATCGTGATCTACGACTTCGGCGGCGGCACCTTCGACGTGACGGCGCTCCAGCTCAACGACCGCGTCTTCGAGGTGCTCTCCACCGCGGGCGACAGCTTCCTCGGCGGCGACGACATCGACGTGCGCGTCGTGGAATACATGGTGAAGAACTTCCTCGAGCAGACGCGCGTGGACCTGAGCTACCACGAGGCGGCCATGGCGCGCCTGCGGGGCGTGGCCGAGCAGGTCAAGTGCCAGCTCTCGTCGCGCAACAAGGCGGTGGTCCAGGTGCAGGAGATCGCCCACGGCGACGCCGGCCAGCCGCTCGACCTCTCGTTCACGATCAACGTCGAAGCGCTGAACACCATGTCGCGGGACCTGGTGCAGCGGTCGTTTCTCATCTGCGACGAGGCGATGAAGCTCGCGCGCCTCGCGGCCACGCAGGTGGACGACGTGGTGCTCGTCGGCGGCACGACGCGCATGCCCATCGTGCGCGACGGCGTGCGCGCCTACTTCGACATCGAGCCGCGTACGGACATCAACCCCGACGAGGTCGTCGCGGTGGGGGCCGCGATCCAGGGAGCCGCGCTCGGACGTAGCCAGCAGGAGAGCGTCGGGTCGGTGCTGCTCGACGTCACGCCGCGCGCGCTCGGCATCGCCACCGTCGGGGGCTACGCGGACACGATCATTCCACGCAACGCGCAGATCCCGCTCGAGCAGACGCGCCGCTTCACGACCGGGCAAGACAACCAGCAGGTGGTCCGTATCCAGGTCTGCCAGGGGGAATCGCGCGTCTTCGCCGAGAACCAGCCGCTCGGCGAGCTGGTGCTGGAAGGATTGCGGGCCGCCGGACGGGGTCAGGTGCAGATCCAGGTCACCTTCGAGATCGACACCAACGGCATCATGCAGGTGCAGGCCGTGGACCTGGAGACCGGCCGCCAGCAGCGCGCGAAGGTCAACATCCTCGGGACCACCTCGGAGGCCGACCTGGAGGCCATGATGCGCCGCCAGCAGAACCTGCCGGCCCCGGTGGACCGGTCGATGCCCTGA
- a CDS encoding insulinase family protein codes for MTQRARSEEPIQHVRLSSGIPLLAQPLPGYHTASLSLRVLGGLASEPEGLQGLALVLGRTVNKGTTRRDARSLADAFDALGVQPGISSNTQSWVFSLSALPELLPDGVALVGEMLREATFPDDAVQTAISLTRQELASMEDNGRALLRRQMSFQTYGPVLGRHSLGTAEGLDRLDPALVRAHWGKVLCRSAVAVSVAGAYDLPRVVAALERMLADLPEGEAYGQDAVQTFTPTCSHIQKPLEQTQIGISYRGVPYDHPEQPVERVMLSVLSGGMGARLFTEVREKQGLVYWVSAWREHLRNVGMIHLGAATTPQRCQQTYDTLLREVARLEEDLTEEELERAKIGILSSAVTSGATVARRAAELLSDYFLLGKGLRLEEKNAAVRKVTLDDIRGYLRNHPRDALSVATVGVEPLKVTP; via the coding sequence ATGACCCAACGCGCGCGCTCCGAAGAACCGATTCAGCACGTCCGCCTGAGCTCCGGCATTCCGCTCCTCGCCCAGCCCCTGCCCGGCTACCACACCGCCAGCCTGAGCCTCCGCGTGCTGGGCGGGCTGGCCAGCGAGCCCGAGGGCCTGCAGGGGCTCGCCCTGGTGCTCGGGCGCACGGTGAACAAGGGGACCACGCGACGCGACGCGCGCAGCCTGGCCGACGCCTTCGACGCTCTCGGCGTGCAGCCCGGCATCTCGAGCAACACGCAGAGCTGGGTCTTCAGCCTGAGCGCCCTGCCGGAGCTCCTTCCCGACGGCGTCGCGCTCGTCGGAGAGATGCTGCGCGAGGCCACCTTCCCCGACGACGCGGTGCAGACGGCGATCTCCCTCACCCGGCAGGAGCTCGCGAGCATGGAGGACAACGGCCGCGCGCTCCTGCGCCGGCAGATGTCGTTCCAGACCTACGGGCCCGTGCTCGGGCGCCACAGCCTCGGCACCGCCGAAGGGCTCGACCGCCTCGACCCCGCCCTCGTGCGCGCGCACTGGGGGAAGGTGCTCTGCCGCTCGGCGGTCGCCGTCTCCGTCGCCGGCGCGTACGACCTGCCGCGCGTCGTGGCCGCGCTGGAGCGCATGCTGGCCGACCTGCCCGAGGGAGAGGCCTACGGCCAGGACGCCGTGCAGACCTTCACGCCGACCTGCTCGCACATCCAGAAGCCGCTCGAGCAGACGCAGATCGGCATCAGCTACCGCGGGGTGCCCTACGATCACCCCGAGCAGCCGGTGGAGCGCGTGATGCTCTCGGTGCTCTCGGGCGGGATGGGGGCGCGCCTCTTCACCGAGGTGCGCGAGAAGCAGGGTCTCGTCTACTGGGTCAGCGCGTGGCGCGAGCACCTGCGCAACGTGGGCATGATCCACCTCGGCGCGGCCACCACCCCCCAGCGCTGCCAGCAGACCTACGACACGCTGCTGCGCGAGGTCGCGCGCCTCGAGGAGGACCTGACCGAGGAGGAGCTCGAGCGGGCGAAGATCGGCATCCTCTCGAGCGCGGTGACGAGCGGGGCTACGGTGGCCCGGCGCGCCGCGGAGCTGCTCTCCGACTACTTCCTGCTCGGCAAGGGGCTCAGGCTCGAGGAGAAGAACGCCGCGGTGCGCAAGGTCACGCTCGACGACATCCGAGGCTACCTCCGCAACCACCCGCGCGACGCGCTGTCGGTGGCCACCGTCGGGGTCGAGCCGCTGAAGGTGACGCCGTAG